A single Candidatus Limnocylindrales bacterium DNA region contains:
- a CDS encoding regulatory protein RecX — MRKQKHDPTMAGGDGRKQKLRGPRSRPRPMSPSQATNAVEAGLIFLARRSYPEAALREKLDGMWGSAETDAAIARLRELGMIDDDAWARRYTRNRFERGGNGRHRIIAELAARGIAPKIAADVVAETVAEHEERRSAETLLAGLLRRHATHEGLPASVDELSQEERARIFRTMVARGYPSGLVRDLLDVS, encoded by the coding sequence ATGCGCAAGCAGAAGCACGACCCCACGATGGCCGGCGGCGATGGACGCAAGCAGAAGCTTCGCGGGCCGCGCTCACGGCCCCGGCCGATGTCGCCCTCGCAGGCGACGAACGCCGTGGAGGCTGGGCTCATCTTCCTCGCACGCCGCTCCTATCCGGAGGCGGCGCTGCGCGAGAAGCTCGACGGCATGTGGGGCAGCGCCGAGACGGATGCGGCCATTGCCCGCCTGCGCGAGCTGGGCATGATCGACGACGATGCGTGGGCCCGCCGCTACACCCGCAACCGCTTCGAGCGCGGCGGCAACGGGCGGCACCGCATCATCGCCGAGCTTGCCGCTCGCGGGATTGCGCCGAAAATCGCGGCCGATGTGGTTGCCGAGACGGTGGCCGAGCACGAGGAGCGACGGAGCGCCGAGACCCTTCTTGCGGGGTTGCTCCGGCGTCACGCCACGCACGAGGGCCTGCCGGCGAGCGTCGACGAGCTCTCGCAAGAAGAACGCGCGCGCATTTTCCGCACCATGGTTGCGCGCGGCTACCCGTCCGGGCTCGTACGTGACTTGCTGGACGTTTCCTAG
- the recA gene encoding recombinase RecA, with amino-acid sequence MSMEEKKKALELAVSQIEKQFGKGSLMRLGADDKLADVQVVPTGSLGLDVALGVGGLPCGRVIEIYGPESSGKTTLALEAIAQAQKKGGTAAFVDAEHALDVNYARKLGVRTSELLISQPDNGEQALEITETLVRSGAIDVLVIDSVAALVPKAEIEGEMGEPQMGLQARLMSQALRKLTGTISRSNTIVIFINQIRMKIGVLFGNPETTTGGNALKFYASVRLDIRRTASLKQGDQVVGSHTRVRVVKNKVAPPFREAEFDILYGVGINKEGELLDLGSEMGVVEKSGSWYSYNGERIGQGRDNACEFLREHRDISVQIEARVREACGLPGTGPHLTVVEGGADKNGEDAEAKKAKAAKASGTK; translated from the coding sequence ATGTCGATGGAAGAGAAGAAGAAGGCATTGGAGCTGGCCGTCAGCCAGATCGAGAAGCAGTTCGGCAAGGGCTCGCTCATGCGTCTGGGCGCCGACGACAAGCTGGCCGACGTGCAGGTGGTGCCGACCGGCTCGCTGGGTCTGGACGTCGCGCTCGGTGTGGGCGGTCTTCCGTGCGGCCGCGTGATCGAGATCTACGGTCCGGAGTCCTCCGGCAAGACCACGCTGGCGCTGGAGGCGATCGCGCAGGCGCAGAAGAAGGGCGGCACCGCCGCCTTCGTCGACGCCGAGCACGCGCTCGACGTCAACTACGCCCGCAAGCTCGGCGTGCGGACCTCCGAGCTCCTGATCTCGCAGCCCGACAACGGCGAGCAGGCCCTGGAGATCACCGAGACGCTGGTGCGCAGCGGCGCAATCGACGTTCTGGTCATCGACTCGGTGGCGGCACTGGTGCCCAAGGCGGAGATCGAAGGCGAGATGGGCGAACCGCAGATGGGTCTGCAGGCGCGCCTGATGTCGCAGGCGCTGCGCAAGCTGACCGGCACCATCTCGCGCTCCAACACCATCGTCATCTTCATCAACCAGATCCGCATGAAGATCGGCGTGCTGTTCGGCAACCCCGAGACCACCACCGGCGGAAATGCCCTGAAGTTCTACGCCTCCGTGCGCCTGGACATCCGCCGCACGGCGTCTCTCAAGCAGGGCGATCAGGTGGTGGGCAGCCACACGCGCGTGCGCGTGGTCAAGAACAAGGTGGCACCGCCGTTCCGCGAGGCCGAGTTCGACATCCTCTACGGCGTCGGCATCAACAAGGAAGGCGAGCTGCTCGATCTCGGCTCCGAGATGGGCGTCGTCGAGAAGAGCGGCTCCTGGTACTCGTACAACGGCGAGCGCATCGGGCAGGGACGCGACAACGCGTGCGAGTTCCTGCGCGAGCACCGCGACATCAGCGTGCAGATCGAAGCGAGGGTGCGTGAGGCCTGCGGCCTTCCCGGCACCGGCCCGCACCTGACCGTGGTCGAAGGCGGCGCCGACAAGAATGGCGAGGATGCCGAGGCCAAGAAGGCCAAGGCCGCCAAGGCCTCGGGTACGAAGTAA
- the thpR gene encoding RNA 2',3'-cyclic phosphodiesterase, protein MTAAAENFRCFVAVRVGDNIAEGILQTLQELKTTAEQSRWRVSWTQPESWHATLKFLGDVASDRIEELLKALEPVFLEVPPFRVAAIGLMTLPPASQPRVVAVALRDEGSLARLAAGVENALEPLGFARESRRFTPHLTLGRVRSTPAVPRRVPKGSPRETPPMAYLLDRMREHDFGEDTIDRVELVRSRLSPGGSMYESLAAFELPKDRPDANGLQ, encoded by the coding sequence ATGACCGCAGCCGCCGAAAACTTCCGCTGCTTCGTGGCGGTGCGCGTCGGCGACAATATCGCCGAGGGGATTCTGCAGACCCTGCAGGAGCTCAAGACCACCGCCGAGCAAAGCCGCTGGCGCGTCAGCTGGACCCAGCCCGAGAGCTGGCACGCCACGCTCAAGTTCCTCGGCGACGTCGCCTCCGACCGCATCGAAGAGCTGCTGAAGGCGCTCGAGCCGGTCTTCCTCGAAGTGCCGCCGTTCCGGGTCGCGGCCATCGGGCTGATGACGCTGCCGCCGGCCAGCCAGCCGCGCGTCGTCGCGGTGGCACTGCGCGACGAAGGCTCGCTGGCGCGCCTGGCCGCCGGCGTCGAGAACGCACTGGAGCCGCTGGGCTTTGCGCGCGAGTCGCGCAGATTCACGCCTCATCTGACGCTCGGGCGAGTACGCAGCACGCCCGCGGTGCCACGTCGCGTGCCCAAGGGCTCGCCGCGCGAGACGCCGCCGATGGCGTACCTGCTCGATCGCATGCGCGAGCACGACTTCGGAGAAGACACCATCGATCGCGTGGAGCTGGTTCGCAGCCGGCTCTCTCCGGGAGGATCGATGTACGAAAGCTTGGCAGCATTCGAGCTGCCAAAGGACCGCCCAGACGCCAACGGGCTGCAGTAG
- a CDS encoding competence/damage-inducible protein A: protein MSEIVRTAAILSTGDEIVGGRTVDTNSSWIADRLASLGIDVVAILAVSDDVDRIQWAWESAIARADVVLSTGGLGPTSDDLTTQTVARVAGVDLSMDERQAERIREMFRARGRAMPENNLRQAMIPAGADVIDNPVGTAPGYRLRIGITGDAGVPMRADRGAAYGIVLPGVPREMTAMFEASVMPWLAERIEPGRVVVSRTFQTFGLPESALDEALEGAIPAGQGRLAFRASFPKISVRVSVAGNESTATANLDRLAAVVRERLGAAIYAEGDASMEEVVGELLTRAGRTIVTAESCTGGLLGSRLTDVAGSSAYYKGGLVAYSNSLKEHLLGVSRQTLQEHGAVSAETVAEMALGAAQRCRADLAVATSGIAGPGGGTPDRPVGTVAMALAWRTGGNEYDVDAKVYALWGSRDWIKILTTQVALDWVRRHLLGLPPLEPGQLSSRVRRGGRSQGDASVPPATSTSAASPDATTTGASIG from the coding sequence ATGTCGGAGATCGTTCGCACCGCTGCCATCCTTTCCACCGGCGACGAGATCGTCGGCGGACGCACCGTGGACACGAACTCCTCCTGGATCGCCGACCGCCTCGCGAGCCTCGGCATCGACGTCGTGGCCATTCTGGCAGTCAGCGACGACGTGGACCGGATCCAGTGGGCGTGGGAGTCGGCGATCGCCCGCGCCGACGTCGTTCTCTCCACCGGCGGCCTGGGCCCGACCAGCGACGACCTGACCACACAGACCGTTGCCCGCGTGGCCGGGGTCGACCTGTCCATGGACGAGCGGCAGGCCGAGCGCATCCGCGAGATGTTCCGCGCCCGCGGCCGCGCGATGCCGGAGAACAACCTGCGCCAGGCGATGATCCCGGCCGGCGCCGACGTCATCGACAATCCCGTCGGCACCGCGCCCGGCTATCGGCTCCGCATCGGCATCACCGGCGATGCCGGAGTTCCAATGCGTGCGGACCGCGGCGCCGCGTACGGCATCGTCCTGCCGGGAGTTCCGCGGGAGATGACGGCGATGTTCGAGGCCTCGGTCATGCCGTGGCTGGCCGAGCGGATCGAGCCGGGCCGCGTCGTCGTCTCGCGCACGTTCCAGACCTTCGGCCTGCCCGAATCGGCGCTCGATGAAGCGCTGGAGGGCGCCATTCCTGCCGGCCAAGGCCGCCTGGCCTTCCGCGCCAGCTTTCCCAAGATCTCGGTGCGCGTCAGCGTCGCCGGAAACGAATCGACTGCCACTGCCAATCTCGACCGACTCGCAGCGGTCGTGCGCGAGCGGCTCGGCGCGGCCATCTACGCCGAAGGCGACGCGTCCATGGAGGAAGTGGTTGGTGAGCTGCTGACCAGGGCGGGCAGGACCATCGTCACCGCCGAGTCCTGCACCGGCGGCCTGCTGGGCAGCCGCCTGACCGACGTCGCCGGCAGCTCGGCGTATTACAAAGGTGGCCTTGTCGCCTACAGCAACAGTCTGAAAGAACACCTGCTCGGTGTGAGCAGACAGACTCTGCAGGAGCACGGCGCCGTCAGCGCCGAGACGGTCGCGGAGATGGCGCTCGGCGCGGCGCAGCGCTGCCGCGCCGATCTTGCCGTCGCGACCAGCGGCATCGCCGGCCCCGGCGGCGGCACGCCCGACAGGCCCGTGGGCACGGTGGCCATGGCACTGGCATGGCGCACCGGCGGCAACGAGTACGACGTGGACGCGAAGGTCTACGCGCTGTGGGGAAGCCGCGACTGGATCAAGATCCTCACTACGCAGGTCGCGCTGGACTGGGTCCGCCGCCATCTGCTCGGCCTTCCGCCGCTCGAGCCGGGCCAGCTGAGCTCGCGCGTCAGGCGCGGCGGCCGCTCGCAGGGCGACGCGTCCGTACCGCCGGCAACATCAACCAGCGCTGCGTCTCCCGACGCCACCACCACCGGAGCAAGCATCGGATGA
- a CDS encoding phosphatidylglycerophosphatase A, translated as MAPTEEQQSGLVTRLVATGLFAGYSPFAPGTAGTLVAVPLAPFIAMIAVASPFTYIVVLGLLVTCAIWAAEAMSESVGLKDPGVVVCDELVGYFVTMAFLPVGWGTLAAAFFWFRLFDVIKPPPARQLERLPGGYGIVLDDVMAGVYANAAVRLTLWAGMPIL; from the coding sequence TTGGCGCCAACCGAAGAGCAGCAGTCGGGCCTCGTCACGCGTCTGGTCGCGACCGGTCTCTTCGCCGGCTACTCGCCGTTCGCTCCCGGCACGGCAGGCACGCTCGTGGCCGTGCCCCTGGCGCCGTTCATCGCCATGATCGCCGTGGCGAGCCCCTTCACCTACATCGTCGTGCTCGGGCTGCTCGTCACGTGTGCGATCTGGGCCGCCGAGGCGATGAGCGAAAGCGTCGGCCTCAAGGACCCGGGCGTCGTCGTGTGCGACGAGCTGGTCGGGTATTTCGTCACGATGGCCTTCCTCCCCGTGGGATGGGGAACTCTGGCGGCAGCGTTCTTCTGGTTCCGCCTCTTCGATGTGATCAAGCCGCCGCCTGCGCGGCAGCTCGAGCGGCTCCCCGGCGGCTATGGCATCGTCCTCGACGACGTGATGGCCGGTGTCTACGCCAACGCGGCCGTGCGGCTGACCCTCTGGGCCGGCATGCCCATTCTGTGA
- a CDS encoding 3'(2'),5'-bisphosphate nucleotidase CysQ, which yields MQRELEVAIEAARAGGAVVRKYYKGEYDVHEKAPDNPLTIADTEADAIIKKTVLSAFPDDGWLSEETADTKDRLTRSRVWIVDPLDGTKEFTQHIPEFCVCVAFVVDGVVQVGVSYNPAEDLLFAARRGGGTTLNGEPVRCTPQTEVSKAVVLASRSEDKRGEWDAYKPLMQVKLTGSVAYKFALIAAGQADATFSLTPKNEWDICAGTMLVEEAGGVVTDRYGKPLTFNNEKTLLPGLIAASSTLYGPLRDIIKKTSGE from the coding sequence ATGCAACGAGAGCTCGAAGTCGCCATCGAGGCAGCTCGCGCCGGCGGCGCGGTCGTCCGCAAGTACTACAAGGGTGAGTACGACGTTCACGAGAAGGCTCCCGACAACCCTCTGACCATCGCCGACACCGAGGCCGACGCCATCATCAAGAAGACGGTGCTTTCGGCCTTCCCGGATGACGGCTGGCTCTCCGAGGAGACCGCCGACACCAAGGACCGCCTGACCAGGAGCCGCGTCTGGATCGTCGACCCGCTCGACGGCACCAAGGAATTCACGCAGCACATCCCCGAGTTCTGCGTCTGCGTGGCGTTCGTCGTCGACGGCGTGGTGCAGGTGGGCGTCTCCTACAACCCGGCCGAAGACCTGCTGTTCGCCGCGCGCCGGGGCGGCGGCACCACGCTCAACGGCGAGCCCGTGCGCTGCACGCCCCAGACCGAGGTCTCCAAAGCCGTGGTCCTGGCCAGCCGCAGCGAGGACAAGCGCGGCGAATGGGATGCGTACAAGCCGCTGATGCAGGTGAAGCTGACCGGAAGCGTCGCCTACAAGTTCGCGCTCATCGCCGCCGGGCAGGCGGACGCGACGTTCTCGCTGACGCCGAAGAACGAGTGGGACATCTGCGCCGGCACGATGCTGGTGGAGGAGGCAGGCGGGGTCGTGACCGACCGCTACGGCAAGCCGCTGACGTTCAACAACGAAAAGACGCTGCTGCCGGGCCTGATTGCCGCAAGCTCGACCCTCTACGGGCCGCTGCGGGACATCATCAAGAAGACCAGCGGCGAGTGA